The following proteins are encoded in a genomic region of Bacillus sp. FJAT-22090:
- a CDS encoding winged helix-turn-helix transcriptional regulator: protein MKKKKYNISVEATLEVIGGKWKCVILCHLTHGKKRTSELKRLMPDITQKMLTQQLRELEADGVINRIAYNQVPPKVEYKLSEYGQSLGSILDALCAWGEVHITKVYGDKFSVLEDSILNDKLKNEIPN, encoded by the coding sequence CGTTGAAGCAACATTAGAAGTAATCGGAGGGAAGTGGAAATGTGTTATTCTCTGCCATCTTACTCATGGGAAGAAAAGGACAAGTGAATTGAAACGTCTTATGCCTGACATTACACAGAAAATGCTAACACAGCAGTTAAGAGAACTTGAAGCCGATGGGGTAATTAATCGTATCGCTTACAATCAAGTACCACCAAAGGTAGAGTATAAATTGAGTGAGTATGGTCAAAGCCTTGGGAGTATTTTAGATGCATTATGTGCCTGGGGAGAGGTTCATATTACAAAAGTATATGGAGATAAATTTTCTGTCTTGGAGGACAGTATATTAAATGACAAACTTAAAAACGAGATTCCAAATTAA
- a CDS encoding winged helix-turn-helix transcriptional regulator, whose amino-acid sequence MDKPKEICSNYCSNYHQAIEFMGKRWMGMIIYTLLSGSKRYNEILANIPGISDRLLTERLNDLVEAKLVNKKFLESSTKKVEYELTASGIAFKEVIGSLQKWIEICEIEKQSQDSK is encoded by the coding sequence TTGGATAAACCTAAAGAAATATGTAGCAACTATTGTAGCAACTATCATCAGGCGATTGAATTTATGGGCAAGCGTTGGATGGGGATGATTATTTACACATTATTATCAGGCTCGAAACGCTATAACGAAATTCTCGCTAATATTCCAGGCATTTCTGATCGATTACTTACAGAAAGACTAAATGATTTAGTCGAGGCAAAGTTAGTAAATAAAAAATTTCTCGAATCCTCAACCAAAAAAGTGGAATATGAGCTAACTGCAAGCGGTATTGCCTTTAAAGAAGTGATTGGATCATTACAGAAATGGATTGAAATTTGTGAAATTGAAAAGCAATCTCAAGATTCAAAGTAA
- a CDS encoding nitroreductase family protein, translated as MSTVQDSNLYTIMHARKSVRVYDPTHKIPQKTLEDIIKEATSAPSSSNLQPWKFLVIQDDKTKVELRAIANNQEQVETSSAVIAVLGNAEMYKNVEQIYSQNVVEGHMDETTKDIMINSTNRSYPYASLEVRKNIATFDAGLISMQLMLVAKEKGYDTVTMGGFDKTKFVERFDLPEHIFPIVLIAIGKAAAPAYGSSRLPLNEFVQFI; from the coding sequence ATGTCTACAGTTCAAGATTCAAATTTGTATACAATTATGCATGCAAGAAAATCAGTTAGAGTGTACGATCCCACTCATAAAATTCCACAGAAAACACTTGAAGATATTATTAAAGAGGCAACAAGCGCTCCTTCTTCTAGTAACCTCCAGCCATGGAAATTCCTTGTCATTCAAGATGACAAAACAAAAGTAGAGCTTCGCGCTATAGCGAATAATCAAGAACAAGTTGAAACTTCTTCTGCTGTTATAGCAGTATTAGGGAATGCTGAAATGTACAAAAATGTAGAACAAATATATTCCCAAAATGTAGTTGAAGGTCATATGGATGAGACTACGAAGGATATAATGATCAATAGCACAAATCGATCCTATCCATATGCTTCACTTGAAGTCAGAAAAAATATAGCAACCTTTGACGCAGGTCTCATTTCCATGCAGCTAATGTTAGTCGCAAAAGAAAAAGGATATGACACCGTTACTATGGGTGGATTTGATAAAACGAAATTTGTAGAAAGATTCGATTTACCCGAGCATATTTTTCCTATTGTTCTTATTGCAATAGGTAAGGCAGCTGCACCAGCATATGGTTCATCCCGTCTACCACTAAATGAGTTTGTTCAATTTATTTAA
- a CDS encoding SpoVR family protein, which produces MDTKLHHAIAEITEIASGFGLDFYPMRYEICPADIIYTFGAYGMPTRFTHWSFGKQFHKMKIQYDFGLSQIYELVINSNPCYAFLLDTNSLIQNKLIIAHVLAHCDFFKNNVRFSNTRKDMVESMTATAERIANYEMIYGKEEVESFLDAVLAIQEHIDPSIIRPKLPEYDLQEEEEEKEDLRRTPYDDLWNIDQSSINKKPLNIKRKKFPPNPEKDLLLFIQEYSRELEDWQRDILTMMREEMLYFWPQLETKIMNEGWASYWHQRILREMNLTTDETIEFAKLNANVVQPSATTINPYYLGLKIFEDIEKRYNQPSEEMKRLGIKPDSGREKIFEVREIESDISFIRNYLTKDLMKQEDLYLFEKKNGNYQITDKDYEHVRDQLVSMRVNGGFPYIVVEDGDYSRTGELYLKHGYEGMELDPHYLENVLPYIYQLWGRAVFLETYVEEKPTLYSYDGKKVSRSTL; this is translated from the coding sequence ATGGATACGAAGCTTCATCATGCAATTGCGGAGATTACGGAAATTGCCTCTGGATTTGGCCTTGATTTTTATCCGATGCGCTATGAAATCTGTCCTGCTGATATTATCTATACATTCGGAGCATACGGCATGCCAACTCGCTTTACGCATTGGAGCTTTGGAAAGCAATTTCACAAAATGAAGATTCAATACGATTTTGGATTAAGCCAAATATATGAGCTAGTTATTAATTCGAATCCTTGTTATGCATTTTTGCTTGACACGAATAGTTTAATACAAAATAAACTTATTATCGCCCATGTGCTAGCGCATTGTGACTTTTTTAAAAATAATGTTCGTTTTTCTAACACAAGAAAAGATATGGTTGAAAGTATGACAGCAACAGCAGAAAGAATTGCGAATTACGAAATGATTTATGGGAAAGAAGAAGTAGAAAGCTTTCTTGATGCAGTATTGGCTATCCAAGAACATATTGATCCATCCATTATTAGACCTAAACTGCCGGAATATGACTTGCAAGAGGAAGAAGAAGAAAAAGAAGACCTACGCAGAACACCTTATGATGATTTATGGAATATAGATCAATCATCCATTAATAAAAAACCTTTAAATATTAAGAGAAAAAAGTTTCCCCCTAATCCTGAAAAAGATTTATTGTTGTTTATTCAAGAGTACAGTCGTGAATTGGAGGATTGGCAACGGGATATTTTAACAATGATGCGAGAAGAAATGCTTTATTTCTGGCCGCAATTAGAAACGAAAATTATGAACGAGGGTTGGGCTTCTTATTGGCATCAACGAATTTTAAGAGAAATGAATTTAACTACAGATGAAACGATAGAGTTTGCTAAATTAAATGCAAACGTAGTCCAGCCATCAGCGACGACTATTAATCCATACTATTTAGGGTTGAAAATTTTTGAAGACATTGAAAAGAGATATAATCAGCCATCAGAGGAAATGAAGAGATTGGGGATTAAGCCTGATTCGGGGAGAGAAAAGATTTTTGAAGTAAGAGAAATCGAATCGGATATTTCGTTTATACGAAATTACTTAACGAAGGATTTAATGAAGCAGGAAGATTTATATTTGTTTGAGAAAAAAAATGGGAACTATCAAATTACGGATAAAGATTATGAACATGTACGAGATCAACTAGTTTCCATGCGAGTTAATGGAGGCTTTCCATACATTGTGGTGGAAGATGGTGATTATTCACGAACTGGGGAACTGTACTTAAAGCATGGATATGAGGGGATGGAGCTAGACCCTCACTATTTAGAAAATGTATTACCTTATATTTATCAACTTTGGGGGCGTGCTGTATTTTTGGAAACATATGTAGAGGAAAAGCCAACCCTTTATTCATATGATGGAAAAAAGGTTTCTAGAAGTACTTTATAA
- the yhbH gene encoding sporulation protein YhbH, with amino-acid sequence MNEKQENHYVISQENWSLHRKGYQDQQRHMDKVKEAIKDNLPDLISEESIIMSNGREVIKIPIRSLDEYKIRYNYDKTKHVGQGDGDSQVGDVIARDSGEGEQASGEGEQASGQGKQAGDKAGKDYYEAEVTIAELESVLFKEMELPNLQQKEQANIITDKVEFNDIRKKGLMGNIDKKRTIMTAIKRNAMKGKAEISPLHNDDLRFKTWDEVTKPESKAVVLAMMDTSGSMGAFEKYCARSFFFWMARFLRSKYKSVDIEFIAHHTEAKVVTEEAFFSKGESGGTICSSAYYQALALIEEKYSPNQFNIYPVHFSDGENMTSDNEKCMKLVTQLMEVSSMFGYGEVNPHSRYSTLMNTYKTINDPKFRHYVLKDKKDVYEALKSLFKVPK; translated from the coding sequence ATGAATGAAAAACAAGAGAATCATTACGTCATCTCACAGGAAAACTGGTCATTGCACCGTAAAGGTTACCAAGATCAGCAACGTCATATGGATAAAGTGAAAGAAGCTATTAAAGACAATTTACCAGACTTGATCAGTGAAGAAAGCATTATTATGTCAAATGGACGAGAAGTAATTAAAATACCAATTCGTTCATTGGATGAATATAAGATTCGTTACAACTATGATAAAACCAAACATGTTGGCCAAGGGGATGGCGACAGTCAGGTAGGAGATGTGATTGCTCGTGATTCCGGTGAAGGAGAACAGGCTTCCGGTGAAGGAGAACAGGCTTCCGGTCAAGGAAAACAAGCTGGAGATAAAGCAGGAAAAGACTATTACGAGGCAGAAGTGACTATAGCAGAATTAGAAAGCGTACTTTTTAAAGAGATGGAATTACCGAATTTACAGCAAAAAGAACAGGCAAACATTATAACGGATAAAGTCGAATTTAATGATATACGTAAAAAAGGACTTATGGGAAATATCGATAAGAAGCGTACAATAATGACTGCTATTAAAAGAAATGCGATGAAAGGGAAAGCAGAAATTTCACCACTTCATAATGATGATTTACGTTTTAAAACATGGGATGAAGTGACAAAACCAGAGTCAAAAGCAGTTGTCCTTGCGATGATGGACACGAGTGGATCGATGGGTGCTTTTGAGAAGTATTGTGCAAGAAGTTTCTTTTTTTGGATGGCCCGATTTTTAAGATCGAAATATAAATCCGTAGATATTGAATTTATAGCACATCATACGGAAGCTAAAGTTGTAACGGAAGAGGCATTTTTCTCGAAAGGTGAAAGCGGTGGAACAATTTGTTCATCTGCATATTACCAGGCACTAGCACTGATAGAAGAAAAGTATAGTCCTAATCAATTTAATATTTATCCTGTTCACTTTTCAGACGGTGAAAATATGACAAGTGACAATGAAAAATGTATGAAGCTTGTAACCCAACTAATGGAAGTATCTAGTATGTTTGGGTATGGAGAAGTGAATCCCCATAGCCGATATTCTACGTTAATGAATACGTATAAAACAATTAATGACCCAAAGTTCCGCCATTATGTATTAAAGGATAAAAAAGATGTATATGAAGCTTTGAAAAGTCTTTTTAAAGTGCCAAAATAA
- a CDS encoding PrkA family serine protein kinase, translating to MDILNKVRNYREEESKLKWEGTFEEYLAIVRDRPEVAQTAHSRVYNMIKSSGLTERDGLKMYHFFGKEIFGLETAIERLVEEYFHPAAKRLDVRKRILLLMGPVSGGKSSIVTLLKRGLEQYSRTDEGAVYAIQGCPMHEDPLHLIPQHLREDFVDEYGIRIEGSLSPLNTMRLEKEYDGRIENVRVERIFFSEDKRVGIGTFTPSDPKSQDIADLTGSIDFSTIAEFGSESDPRAYRFDGELNKANRGMMEFQEMLKLDEKFLWHLLSLTQEGNFKAGRFALISADELIVAHTNETEYRSFISNKKNEALHSRIIVMPIPYNLKVSQEERIYEKMIKESDMTHVHIAPHALRAAAIFSILTRLEVPKKQGIDIVKKMRLYDGESVEGFNEIDVEELKKETVNEGMHGIDPRYVINRISSAIIRKEIPSINALDVLRALKEGLDQHASISQEDREKYMNYIAIARKEYDEIAKKEVQKAFVYSYEESAISLMNNYLDNVEAYCNKNKMRDPLTGEEMNPDEKLMRSIEEQIGISENAKKAFREEILIRLSAYARKGKRFEYNSHERLREAIQKKLFADLKDVVKITTSSKTPDETQLKKVNEVVARLIDEHGYNSTSANELLRYVGSLLNR from the coding sequence ATGGATATTTTGAACAAGGTTAGGAACTACCGTGAAGAAGAGAGTAAACTTAAGTGGGAAGGCACGTTCGAGGAGTATTTAGCCATTGTGAGGGATAGACCAGAAGTTGCCCAAACTGCACATTCTCGTGTATATAACATGATTAAAAGCTCAGGGCTAACGGAGAGAGATGGACTTAAGATGTACCATTTCTTTGGGAAAGAAATATTTGGATTAGAGACAGCGATTGAACGCTTGGTAGAAGAATATTTTCATCCAGCCGCAAAAAGATTAGACGTTCGAAAACGAATTCTTTTATTGATGGGACCTGTTAGTGGAGGTAAATCCTCCATTGTTACATTGTTAAAACGAGGACTAGAGCAGTATTCTAGAACTGATGAGGGAGCAGTTTATGCTATACAAGGGTGCCCTATGCATGAGGATCCGCTCCACCTAATTCCACAACATTTACGGGAAGATTTTGTAGATGAATATGGAATCCGTATTGAGGGTAGTTTGTCGCCACTTAATACGATGAGACTAGAAAAAGAATACGATGGACGAATTGAAAATGTTAGAGTAGAGAGAATTTTTTTCTCAGAAGACAAACGGGTCGGAATAGGAACATTTACTCCATCTGATCCTAAATCGCAAGATATCGCTGATTTAACAGGGAGTATCGATTTTTCAACAATTGCAGAGTTTGGCTCAGAATCAGATCCACGTGCATATCGTTTCGATGGTGAATTAAATAAAGCGAATCGTGGAATGATGGAATTTCAAGAAATGCTGAAACTAGATGAAAAATTTCTATGGCATTTATTATCGTTAACGCAAGAAGGAAATTTTAAAGCAGGAAGATTTGCTTTAATTAGTGCAGATGAGTTGATAGTAGCGCATACAAATGAAACAGAATACCGTTCTTTTATATCCAATAAAAAGAATGAAGCACTACATTCAAGAATTATCGTTATGCCTATTCCGTATAATTTAAAAGTAAGTCAGGAAGAACGCATTTATGAAAAAATGATTAAGGAAAGTGATATGACGCATGTTCATATTGCACCCCATGCGTTAAGGGCAGCTGCTATCTTTTCCATTTTAACAAGACTGGAAGTTCCTAAAAAGCAAGGCATTGATATTGTAAAGAAAATGCGACTTTATGATGGAGAAAGCGTGGAAGGATTTAACGAAATTGATGTGGAGGAATTGAAAAAGGAAACTGTTAACGAGGGAATGCATGGAATAGATCCACGTTACGTCATTAATAGAATTTCTTCTGCAATCATACGGAAGGAAATCCCTTCTATTAATGCGTTGGACGTATTAAGAGCTTTAAAAGAAGGTCTTGATCAACATGCATCTATATCACAAGAAGATCGTGAAAAATACATGAATTACATTGCTATTGCCAGAAAAGAATATGATGAAATCGCGAAAAAAGAAGTTCAAAAAGCGTTTGTTTATTCATATGAAGAGTCAGCCATTTCCTTAATGAATAATTACTTGGATAATGTGGAGGCTTATTGTAATAAAAACAAAATGAGAGATCCACTTACGGGTGAAGAAATGAATCCAGATGAAAAATTGATGCGCTCGATTGAAGAACAAATTGGTATTTCTGAAAACGCGAAGAAAGCTTTTAGAGAGGAAATCCTAATTCGACTCTCTGCATATGCTAGAAAAGGAAAACGTTTCGAATATAATTCTCATGAACGTTTGCGTGAAGCTATTCAAAAGAAACTTTTTGCAGATTTAAAAGATGTTGTGAAAATAACCACTTCTTCTAAAACCCCAGATGAGACTCAGCTGAAGAAGGTAAATGAGGTTGTTGCAAGACTAATAGATGAACATGGCTATAATTCCACTTCAGCAAACGAGTTATTGCGGTATGTAGGTAGTCTACTCAACAGGTAA
- a CDS encoding DUF4349 domain-containing protein — protein sequence MKKIVLLLFFIGLFGFLIACSNKEMAEEIKTEEANDSAIYSVKEEKSSLEVVEEDKPVDDSEVISETSTERMIIHKAIIKANVKELAKAQNNIEQKVKKYGGYIVSSNVYQEDDVSSSGNMIVRIPEHYFETFLSEAEGEASKVIERNVTGQDVTEQFVDLTSRIKSKRVVEERLLTFMENAEKTEDLLKISSDLANVQEEIEVLVGKVNYLENQTSFSTIEIALYENRVIVPEIENKDLNTWEKTKKQFVTSTNVILTAGSGVIVFFIGNLPVLLILCVITFAVYWTIKRKRIEK from the coding sequence ATGAAAAAAATAGTTTTGCTATTATTTTTTATCGGTTTGTTTGGTTTTCTCATAGCTTGTAGCAATAAGGAGATGGCAGAAGAAATTAAAACAGAGGAGGCGAACGACTCTGCTATCTACTCTGTCAAAGAGGAGAAGAGTTCACTCGAAGTGGTAGAAGAGGATAAACCAGTGGATGATTCAGAAGTTATATCTGAAACTTCAACTGAGCGTATGATTATTCACAAAGCAATTATTAAGGCAAATGTAAAAGAACTCGCGAAGGCGCAGAATAATATTGAACAAAAGGTTAAAAAGTATGGTGGATATATTGTGAGTTCGAATGTGTATCAGGAAGATGATGTATCAAGTAGTGGTAATATGATTGTTCGAATTCCAGAACATTATTTTGAAACTTTCTTATCCGAAGCAGAAGGAGAAGCTTCAAAAGTGATAGAACGTAATGTTACTGGTCAGGATGTGACCGAGCAATTTGTCGACTTAACCTCTCGCATCAAGTCGAAGAGAGTTGTGGAGGAACGTTTGCTAACATTTATGGAAAATGCAGAGAAAACCGAGGATTTATTGAAAATTTCGTCTGATTTAGCGAACGTTCAAGAAGAAATTGAAGTCCTAGTTGGTAAGGTTAACTATTTAGAAAATCAAACATCTTTTTCAACAATCGAAATAGCCTTGTATGAAAACCGTGTAATCGTTCCTGAGATAGAAAACAAAGATTTAAATACATGGGAAAAAACAAAGAAGCAATTTGTCACGAGTACTAATGTGATATTGACTGCTGGCTCGGGAGTTATTGTATTTTTCATTGGGAACTTACCTGTGCTCCTCATTTTGTGTGTTATAACTTTTGCTGTGTATTGGACGATAAAAAGAAAAAGAATAGAAAAATAA
- the hutH gene encoding histidine ammonia-lyase, whose amino-acid sequence MIILKGHGLTLENMRAILYQTKEVKLDQKAIELVQNSRKAVERIVKEKSTVYGINTGFGKFSDVSIEEEDVHALQLHLIRSHACGIGQPFDEIVSRAMVILRLNALLKGFSGIRLEVLERLAFMVNNHIHPVIPQQGSLGASGDLAPLSHLALVLIGEGFVWDGDKHVPSNEIWAKHNLTPIVLEAKEGLALINGTQAMTAQGVVNWLESETLAYQSEWIASMTIEALQGITDAFHPAIHEARGYPEQISVAKRVLQWLEGSKLVTKQGEKRVQDAYSLRCIPQIHGASWQVLSYVKEKLEIEMNAATDNPLIFDDGELVISGGNFHGQPIAFAMDFLKIGIAELANVSERRIERLVNPQLNEGLPPFLSPQPGLQSGAMIMQYAAASLVSENKTLAHPASVDSIPSSANQEDHVSMGTIGARHANQIIQNARRVLAIELICAIQGIEYRGIDLMAPSLSKKWHDIREFVPSITKDRIFSLDIENLNKYLKSETATTI is encoded by the coding sequence ATGATAATATTAAAAGGGCATGGGCTTACATTAGAAAATATGAGAGCCATTTTATATCAAACAAAAGAAGTGAAATTGGATCAAAAAGCAATTGAACTAGTGCAAAATAGTCGGAAAGCTGTTGAAAGAATCGTAAAAGAGAAGAGCACTGTATACGGTATTAATACTGGATTTGGTAAATTTAGTGATGTTAGCATTGAAGAAGAGGATGTTCATGCGCTACAGCTTCATCTCATTCGATCCCATGCGTGTGGTATCGGGCAACCATTTGATGAAATAGTGTCTCGTGCAATGGTTATTCTACGACTAAATGCCTTGTTAAAAGGATTTTCTGGCATTCGACTTGAGGTACTTGAACGACTTGCATTCATGGTAAATAATCATATTCACCCTGTAATTCCTCAGCAAGGCTCTCTCGGTGCATCGGGTGATTTAGCTCCCCTTTCACATTTAGCACTAGTTTTAATTGGTGAAGGTTTTGTCTGGGATGGAGATAAACATGTCCCTTCTAATGAAATATGGGCTAAACATAACTTGACACCTATTGTTCTTGAAGCAAAAGAAGGTCTTGCACTTATCAATGGAACCCAAGCAATGACTGCACAAGGAGTAGTAAACTGGTTGGAATCAGAAACACTTGCATACCAAAGTGAGTGGATTGCTTCTATGACGATTGAAGCACTTCAAGGAATAACAGACGCTTTTCATCCTGCAATCCACGAGGCACGTGGATATCCTGAGCAAATATCTGTTGCAAAACGTGTTCTTCAATGGCTTGAAGGGAGCAAACTTGTTACAAAGCAAGGAGAAAAACGTGTACAAGATGCATATTCTTTACGCTGTATCCCTCAAATTCATGGAGCCAGCTGGCAAGTACTAAGTTATGTTAAAGAAAAATTAGAAATCGAAATGAATGCTGCAACAGATAACCCTTTAATTTTTGATGATGGTGAATTAGTCATTTCCGGAGGCAACTTTCACGGGCAACCAATCGCTTTTGCAATGGACTTCTTAAAGATTGGTATAGCAGAGCTAGCAAACGTTTCGGAGCGTAGAATTGAACGATTAGTGAACCCCCAATTGAATGAGGGGCTTCCTCCCTTTTTAAGTCCACAACCTGGACTACAATCCGGTGCCATGATTATGCAATATGCGGCTGCAAGCTTAGTATCAGAAAACAAAACACTTGCTCATCCTGCTTCTGTCGATTCTATTCCTTCTTCTGCAAACCAAGAAGATCATGTAAGTATGGGAACAATAGGCGCTCGACATGCTAACCAAATTATTCAAAATGCACGAAGAGTACTTGCTATCGAATTAATTTGTGCCATCCAAGGCATTGAATATCGAGGTATAGATTTAATGGCTCCATCACTGTCTAAAAAATGGCATGATATAAGAGAATTTGTTCCTTCCATTACGAAAGACAGGATCTTTAGTTTAGATATAGAAAACTTGAATAAATACTTAAAATCAGAGACAGCTACAACAATATAG
- a CDS encoding YwaF family protein translates to MEENNKNVFIMLSFEHIIAIVLLIVILFFLFMLKNRLSDSTMSSNLFERLFSLSLLMMEITYHLVLIFTREWNLSESMPFHLCSFSLFFSVFILWTGSKRFYDFIFFAGFGGALQALLTPSLEIGFPSFKFIQFFFIHSGIIVTAFYILWVKKYTPTFKGLLKTMFYLNSMFPFIFAINIVVHGNYMFLREKPINGSLLDFLGPYPWYILSLEMVAFFMFSAFWLIFRRWNRQSKWTT, encoded by the coding sequence ATGGAAGAAAACAACAAAAATGTATTCATCATGTTATCATTTGAACACATCATAGCAATTGTCTTATTAATTGTAATTTTATTTTTCCTATTTATGTTAAAAAATAGATTATCTGATTCAACCATGAGTTCCAACTTATTCGAACGTCTCTTTTCACTTTCATTATTGATGATGGAAATCACTTATCATCTTGTACTCATTTTTACCCGAGAGTGGAATTTAAGTGAATCTATGCCATTCCATTTATGCAGTTTCAGTTTGTTTTTTTCAGTTTTTATATTATGGACTGGAAGCAAACGTTTTTATGATTTCATCTTCTTTGCAGGCTTTGGAGGTGCGCTTCAAGCTTTACTAACACCATCTTTGGAAATAGGGTTTCCCAGTTTTAAGTTTATTCAATTCTTTTTCATTCACTCTGGGATAATAGTGACTGCATTTTATATTTTGTGGGTAAAAAAATATACCCCTACATTTAAAGGACTTCTTAAAACGATGTTTTACTTAAATAGTATGTTTCCTTTTATTTTTGCTATTAACATAGTTGTTCATGGTAACTACATGTTTCTAAGAGAAAAACCTATAAATGGTAGTCTGCTTGACTTCTTAGGACCATACCCGTGGTATATTTTATCTTTAGAAATGGTAGCATTTTTTATGTTTTCGGCTTTCTGGTTAATCTTCAGGAGATGGAATCGACAATCTAAATGGACTACTTGA
- a CDS encoding YheC/YheD family endospore coat-associated protein — MTLIGMLHHRAEPEKVKKAYAYAVVAKAEGVDFFYFTPGKVDIKNEKILGKYYENGKWIEKEYPFPDAIYNASFPLTDKAELIVDYLSERIPFTSHSIGNKSDVQNRIKKGKDFKHYLIPTVQLKKEKDLLDMIELHEQVIIKPVSGSRGSGILFIEKENANTFIINDSGKTTICSKQDLIDLVLLKIEEEEYIIQKFISSKIKSGQVLDFRLHVQKNGDGEWVTTSIYPRIGALGSITSNLGNGGFTAFPDPFLQIEFDNEWFDVKKTLEYFSVSFATHFDSLYDEFYLDELGIDVGMDENQRIWLFEVNWRPGIPVIFNGELDVAKNTIKYAEFLANNNKNLPS, encoded by the coding sequence ATGACCTTAATTGGTATGCTGCATCATAGAGCAGAACCCGAGAAAGTAAAAAAGGCATATGCATATGCTGTAGTAGCAAAAGCAGAAGGTGTAGATTTTTTTTACTTTACGCCTGGGAAAGTTGATATTAAGAACGAAAAAATTTTAGGGAAATACTATGAAAATGGTAAATGGATTGAAAAGGAATATCCTTTTCCTGATGCCATTTATAATGCAAGTTTTCCTTTAACTGACAAAGCAGAACTAATCGTTGATTATTTATCTGAAAGAATTCCATTTACAAGTCATTCCATAGGTAATAAATCTGACGTGCAAAACAGAATTAAGAAAGGAAAAGATTTTAAGCACTATTTAATTCCGACAGTCCAATTAAAGAAGGAAAAAGACTTACTTGATATGATTGAATTGCATGAGCAAGTTATTATCAAACCTGTTTCTGGGAGTAGAGGATCTGGAATTCTTTTTATTGAAAAAGAAAATGCCAATACGTTTATTATAAATGATTCCGGAAAAACCACGATTTGTAGTAAACAGGATTTAATAGACCTTGTATTACTTAAAATAGAGGAAGAAGAATATATCATTCAAAAATTTATATCAAGTAAAATAAAATCGGGCCAGGTCTTAGACTTTCGATTGCATGTCCAAAAGAATGGAGATGGTGAGTGGGTAACCACATCCATTTACCCTCGTATAGGAGCTTTGGGTAGCATAACCTCAAATTTAGGTAACGGAGGTTTTACTGCTTTTCCGGATCCTTTTTTGCAAATAGAGTTTGACAATGAATGGTTCGATGTAAAAAAAACACTTGAGTACTTTTCAGTAAGTTTTGCAACTCACTTTGATTCTTTATATGATGAATTTTATCTAGATGAACTAGGAATAGACGTTGGAATGGATGAAAATCAAAGAATATGGTTGTTTGAAGTAAACTGGAGACCAGGAATCCCTGTAATATTTAACGGAGAATTAGATGTAGCAAAAAACACAATTAAATATGCTGAATTTTTAGCTAATAACAATAAAAACTTACCTTCTTGA
- a CDS encoding CotY/CotZ family spore coat protein, with the protein MGEKEQDKIKIDDSLNNLESILKTIYETQNKAKLVIFKGILHETIPIVLFTTTTYEPYLAYGTTSSSQTEFRTRFFRIEDIVNKLVYLSLLCPMDVEGNYLDTMRIPYRLEKTKIIVSASLQNFCSVQCIDPKLVNRLSINIGDKW; encoded by the coding sequence ATGGGTGAAAAGGAGCAAGATAAAATAAAAATAGACGATTCTCTCAATAATCTTGAATCTATTTTAAAAACAATTTATGAGACACAAAACAAGGCTAAGCTAGTAATATTCAAAGGTATCCTGCATGAAACTATTCCAATTGTGTTGTTTACAACCACGACATACGAACCTTATTTAGCCTACGGAACAACCTCCTCATCCCAAACTGAGTTTAGAACACGTTTCTTTCGGATTGAAGATATAGTCAACAAGCTTGTTTACCTATCGTTATTATGTCCCATGGACGTAGAAGGTAATTATCTAGACACGATGCGTATTCCTTATCGACTGGAAAAAACGAAGATTATTGTGAGTGCATCCTTACAAAACTTTTGTAGCGTTCAGTGTATCGATCCGAAATTAGTAAATAGATTAAGTATTAATATTGGAGATAAATGGTAA